DNA from Ascaphus truei isolate aAscTru1 unplaced genomic scaffold, aAscTru1.hap1 HAP1_SCAFFOLD_536, whole genome shotgun sequence:
agaatctccctctccccacctcgccatgtcaggctctggagaatctccctctccccacctcgccgtgtcaggctctggagaagccCCTTCCTTCTTACCTTGACACAGAGCAGGCCCTTGGCAGCGAGAGCATCCTCCCCGCGTGCGTTGGAATAGTAGTGGTACTTTGCAGCGAGAGGTGGGTGCCGGCTGGCAAGGAACAAGCCACTGTTGAAGAACTTGAACCCGCAGCCGAGGGGCCCAGAGGGACCAACATCATACAGGATGTGGGGAAAGGAAGAAGCAAGAGAGAGGCGTAGGATGCGAGATGCACGACCGTCAAACACTTCCTGCAGGCACAGGAAATCAGCGTCCGGGGGAAACACCAGGGAGACCTCCCCAGGGAAACCCCCCTCTTCCCTGGGGACCTTATCCTCCTGCCTTGCAGGCTCCAACACAGTTAGGATGTCCTCAGGACTCGCAGCCAGATCCTGGATGCACACAGGGTCTGTAGTCCCACACTGGGCTGTGCCTATACTCTGGGCAGGTGCTAGGCCCAGATGGCCGCTCAGGAGCTGGGAGATGCGGGTCGTGCGGTATtgcgtgtgtgagaggttacTGAAGCGTGCCAGGCCCTCGGGCAGCAGGCAGAGATTAGCGCTAATGAAGAGGAAGGAGTGGTCACCTTCAAGTCCCTTCTCTGGCGGGACTTCTGACCTCTGGCCTCGCTGGTAGCAGAAGGAGCGGCGAGCTCTGTGCAGGGGGGCCCAGAGCAGGAATCCCAGAATTccaaggggcagagagaggaggagcagcagcagaaagACTGGAGGCCCCAGGAGCAGCAGGACGGCCCGGACGGCAGGTGCCCTGGACTTCTCCACACTGGTTGGAACCACACAGCTCAGGAGACGGTCTACAAACCAATAGGAAGGAAAGAGAAGAACCGAGCCAAGGGAGAAAAGAAAGCCCAGCAGGGGGCATGGAAAGGGGGACTCCCGCAgagacatgtgagggaggggggaaagagggcgtAGGAGAAATAAAGAGGGCGTGGGGTCAGGGGACGAGAGACGTACTGTgaggggaaggaaggaggggggaaggaggggggaggatatATATCATACAAAAAAGTTTAAACATGTTTCATAAAAGTTcaattactgtatatatgtatacagtatatagaaaagaGAAATTGGTC
Protein-coding regions in this window:
- the LOC142485095 gene encoding sphingomyelin phosphodiesterase 5-like isoform X2, translating into MSLRESPFPCPLLGFLFSLGSVLLFPSYWFVDRLLSCVVPTSVEKSRAPAVRAVLLLLGPPVFLLLLLLSLPLGILGFLLWAPLHRARRSFCYQRGQRSEVPPEKGLEGDHSFLFISANLCLLPEGLARFSNLSHTQYRTTRISQLLSGHLGLAPAQSIGTAQCGTTDPVCIQDLAASPEDILTVLEPARQEDKVPREEGGFPGEVSLVFPPDADFLCLQEVFDGRASRILRLSLASSFPHILYDVGPSGPLGCGFKFFNSGLFLASRHPPLAAKYHYYSNARGEDALAAKGLLCVKVQVGVTEEKQNIVGYINCTHLHAPEADGFIRCDQMSLLLQWLSEFQSQHSEVGDIIAFDVLCGDFNFDNCSTDDCLEQNHEIFSVYKDPCRDCAGRDRKGTVGTLLRQEFLYHEAVKSPENLKRTLQSDRDRRLFIAPPLPHDTGTDGTHWPGRRIDYILYRESGSLPPTVVEQFLFITQLAGLSDHIPVSLRLSISLPLITYL
- the LOC142485095 gene encoding sphingomyelin phosphodiesterase 5-like isoform X1, whose product is MSLRESPFPCPLLGFLFSLGSVLLFPSYWFVDRLLSCVVPTSVEKSRAPAVRAVLLLLGPPVFLLLLLLSLPLGILGFLLWAPLHRARRSFCYQRGQRSEVPPEKGLEGDHSFLFISANLCLLPEGLARFSNLSHTQYRTTRISQLLSGHLGLAPAQSIGTAQCGTTDPVCIQDLAASPEDILTVLEPARQEDKVPREEGGFPGEVSLVFPPDADFLCLQEVFDGRASRILRLSLASSFPHILYDVGPSGPLGCGFKFFNSGLFLASRHPPLAAKYHYYSNARGEDALAAKGLLCVKVQVGVTEEKQNIVGYINCTHLHAPEADGFIRCDQMSLLLQWLSEFQSQHSEVGDIIAFDVLCGDFNFDNCSTDDCLEQNHEIFSVYKDPCRDCAGRDRKGTVGTLLRQEFLYHEAVKSPENLKRTLQSDRDRRLFIAPPLPHDTGTDGTHWPGRRIDYILYRESGSLPPTVRRRARHTAGGHLRAAVVEQFLFITQLAGLSDHIPVSLRLSISLPLITYL
- the LOC142485095 gene encoding sphingomyelin phosphodiesterase 5-like isoform X4 — encoded protein: MSLRESPFPCPLLGFLFSLGSVLLFPSYWFVDRLLSCVVPTSVEKSRAPAVRAVLLLLGPPVFLLLLLLSLPLGILGFLLWAPLHRARRSFCYQRGQRSEVPPEKGLEGDHSFLFISANLCLLPEGLARFSNLSHTQYRTTRISQLLSGHLGLAPAQSIGTAQCGTTDPVCIQDLAASPEDILTVLEPARQEDKVPREEGGFPGEVSLVFPPDADFLCLQEVFDGRASRILRLSLASSFPHILYDVGPSGPLGCGFKFFNSGLFLASRHPPLAAKYHYYSNARGEDALAAKGLLCVKVQVGVTEEKQNIVGYINCTHLHAPEADGFIRCDQMSLLLQWLSEFQSQHSEVGDIIAFDVLCGDFNFDNCSTDDCLEQNHEIFSVYKDPCRDCAGRDRKGTVGTLLRQEFLYHEAVKSPENLKSSIMSFLRSGAEKIVLHIQATA
- the LOC142485095 gene encoding sphingomyelin phosphodiesterase 5-like isoform X3 — protein: MSLRESPFPCPLLGFLFSLGSVLLFPSYWFVDRLLSCVVPTSVEKSRAPAVRAVLLLLGPPVFLLLLLLSLPLGILGFLLWAPLHRARRSFCYQRGQRSEVPPEKGLEGDHSFLFISANLCLLPEGLARFSNLSHTQYRTTRISQLLSGHLGLAPAQSIGTAQCGTTDPVCIQDLAASPEDILTVLEPARQEDKVPREEGGFPGEVSLVFPPDADFLCLQEVFDGRASRILRLSLASSFPHILYDVGPSGPLGCGFKFFNSGLFLASRHPPLAAKYHYYSNARGEDALAAKGLLCVKVQVGVTEEKQNIVGYINCTHLHAPEADGFIRCDQMSLLLQWLSEFQSQHSEVGDIIAFDVLCGDFNFDNCSTDDCLEQNHEIFSVYKDPCRDCAGRDRKGTVGTLLRQEFLYHEAVKSPENLKSSIMSFLRSGAEKIVLHIQGEVLLMLCKGA